A window of Flavobacterium flavigenum contains these coding sequences:
- the gcvT gene encoding glycine cleavage system aminomethyltransferase GcvT: MKNTALTHIHEGLGAKMLPFAGYNMPITYEGVNAEHETVRNSVGVFDVSHMGEFLLTGPNALALIQKVTSNDASTLTIGRAQYSCLPNNEGGIVDDLIVYKMKEEQYLLVVNASNIEKDWNWISSHNDLGVEMKNLSDDYSLLAIQGPKAVEAMQSLSSIDLSAIAYYHFEVADFAGIEHVIISATGYTGSGGFEIYCKNSEVEQIWNKVFEAGAPYGIKPIGLAARDTLRLEMGFCLYGNDINDTTSPLEAGLGWITKFTKDFTNSEALKKQKEAGVTKKLVAFEMQERAVPRHDYEIVDADGNIIGIVTSGTMSPSMGKGIGLGYVTVANSTVDTDIFIRIRKNDVPAKVVKLPFYKK; the protein is encoded by the coding sequence ATGAAAAATACTGCGCTTACGCACATACATGAAGGTTTAGGAGCAAAAATGCTTCCTTTTGCAGGTTATAATATGCCAATTACTTACGAGGGTGTAAATGCTGAACACGAAACAGTTCGTAACAGTGTGGGGGTTTTTGACGTTTCACATATGGGGGAATTTTTGTTGACAGGACCTAACGCTTTAGCTTTGATTCAAAAAGTGACTTCAAATGATGCATCAACTCTGACAATTGGAAGAGCCCAATATTCTTGTCTTCCAAACAATGAAGGCGGAATAGTAGATGATTTGATTGTGTATAAAATGAAGGAAGAACAATATTTGTTAGTCGTAAATGCTTCGAATATTGAAAAAGACTGGAACTGGATTTCGTCTCACAATGATTTAGGAGTTGAAATGAAAAATCTTTCAGACGATTATTCATTATTAGCCATTCAGGGGCCAAAAGCGGTTGAAGCAATGCAATCATTGTCTTCGATAGATTTATCGGCAATTGCTTATTATCATTTTGAAGTAGCTGATTTTGCAGGAATCGAACATGTAATCATTTCTGCTACAGGATATACTGGCTCTGGCGGATTTGAAATTTACTGCAAAAACAGTGAAGTAGAACAAATCTGGAATAAAGTTTTTGAAGCCGGGGCTCCTTACGGAATCAAGCCTATTGGTTTGGCGGCACGTGATACTTTGCGTTTGGAAATGGGATTCTGTTTGTACGGAAATGATATTAATGATACTACTTCTCCACTGGAAGCTGGTTTAGGATGGATTACGAAATTCACTAAGGATTTTACTAATTCTGAAGCGCTTAAAAAACAAAAAGAAGCTGGTGTTACTAAGAAATTAGTGGCGTTTGAAATGCAGGAACGAGCAGTACCGAGACATGATTACGAAATTGTTGATGCTGACGGAAATATAATCGGAATTGTGACTTCCGGAACCATGTCGCCTTCTATGGGTAAAGGGATTGGTCTGGGCTATGTTACAGTTGCAAACAGCACAGTCGATACCGATATTTTTATCAGAATCAGAAAAAATGATGTTCCGGCTAAAGTGGTAAAATTACCTTTTTATAAAAAATAA
- the smpB gene encoding SsrA-binding protein SmpB yields the protein MLKSVNILNKRARFDYEIIDTYTAGIVLAGTEIKSIRLGKANITESFCEFSNNELFAINTYIEEYSFGNQFNHKSRSERKLLLNRKELKNLQKSVQAKGLTIVPLKLFTNEKGLAKLQIGLCKGKKNYDKRESLKEQDTKRDLDRIKKAFN from the coding sequence ATGTTAAAATCAGTCAATATACTTAATAAAAGAGCCAGGTTTGATTATGAAATAATCGATACCTACACCGCCGGAATTGTTTTGGCAGGAACTGAAATTAAATCAATCCGATTAGGGAAGGCTAATATTACCGAAAGCTTCTGTGAGTTTAGTAATAATGAGCTTTTCGCTATTAATACATACATCGAAGAATATTCATTTGGAAATCAGTTTAATCATAAATCAAGAAGCGAAAGAAAATTGCTTCTAAATCGGAAAGAATTAAAAAACCTTCAGAAAAGTGTTCAGGCAAAAGGATTAACTATTGTTCCTCTTAAACTGTTCACGAATGAAAAAGGACTTGCAAAACTTCAAATCGGACTTTGTAAAGGAAAGAAAAATTACGACAAACGTGAATCCTTAAAAGAACAGGACACAAAACGTGACTTAGATCGTATAAAAAAAGCGTTTAATTAA
- a CDS encoding Fic family protein, with protein sequence MKSLLKNAREQKGLKTREVAQLLRIDQALISKFESGLRKPTKDQVTKLATLLEIDHETLMIAWLKEKILHEIGDEEFALKALAAAEKELQYQKSVSKIKVSGALEKMLQEIEFLKAKLDSSVQNNFYEISQKSELEYTFESNRIDGNTMTLKETEMVINESLTISGKSMREHLETVNHQEAIRFIKDLEKNNSFTERNLLSIHNLIQRGVHSESGNYKKTRTSEKESKPFLISREIEEYFIWFEVNKNKLHPIILAAEMHFRLLKIDPFDEGNGKISRLIMNLVLLQKGYPIVNIKGDEENKKNYSRLNENNDSEEFIFFIAQTLKEVLEKYIKMSKGN encoded by the coding sequence ATGAAATCACTACTTAAAAACGCTCGTGAACAAAAGGGACTAAAAACCCGTGAAGTCGCACAATTACTAAGGATTGATCAGGCTTTAATCAGTAAATTTGAAAGCGGCCTTCGAAAACCAACAAAAGACCAGGTTACAAAATTAGCCACACTTTTAGAAATTGATCATGAAACTTTGATGATTGCATGGTTAAAAGAAAAAATTTTACACGAAATTGGAGATGAAGAATTTGCTTTAAAAGCGCTTGCTGCGGCCGAAAAAGAACTTCAATATCAAAAATCGGTGTCAAAAATAAAAGTGTCAGGTGCTTTAGAAAAGATGCTGCAGGAAATTGAATTTCTGAAAGCAAAACTGGATTCGTCTGTCCAAAACAATTTTTATGAAATTTCTCAAAAATCCGAATTAGAATATACTTTTGAAAGTAATCGAATAGATGGAAATACCATGACTCTGAAAGAAACAGAAATGGTGATTAACGAAAGTTTGACTATTTCGGGTAAAAGTATGAGGGAACACCTTGAAACTGTAAATCACCAGGAAGCTATCCGTTTTATAAAAGATTTAGAAAAAAACAATTCTTTTACTGAACGTAATCTTTTATCAATTCACAATTTAATCCAAAGAGGAGTACATTCTGAAAGTGGGAATTATAAAAAAACCAGAACAAGTGAGAAGGAGTCTAAACCATTTTTGATTTCCAGGGAAATAGAAGAATATTTCATTTGGTTCGAAGTCAATAAAAACAAATTGCATCCTATTATTTTAGCCGCAGAAATGCATTTCCGTCTTTTAAAAATTGATCCTTTTGACGAAGGAAACGGAAAAATATCCAGACTAATCATGAATTTAGTTTTATTACAAAAGGGCTATCCAATTGTGAACATAAAGGGAGATGAAGAAAATAAAAAAAACTATTCCAGATTGAATGAAAATAATGATTCCGAAGAATTTATATTTTTTATTGCACAAACCCTAAAAGAAGTATTAGAAAAATATATCAAAATGAGTAAAGGAAATTAA
- a CDS encoding NAD(P)H-hydrate dehydratase produces the protein MKSTYLITKEEILKFYKPANPLTHKGLQGHAVIIAGSYGKVGAAVLASKSCIKSGCGLVTTFAPKCGYQILQISIPEVMVVTDENTNFITHIQLPLIPQAIGIGPGIGKELGTQKALFEFLRTNKISLVLDADALNILSENQAWLELIPESTILTPHPKELERLIGKWDSESEKFQKAIAFSEHYKVIIVMKGAPTYIINQTKVYQNTTGNAALATAGSGDVLTGIITSLLAQNYVPVQAAQLAVFIHGLTADIALPETGYQSFIASDIIKNLGKAFLSLEN, from the coding sequence ATGAAGTCTACGTATTTGATTACAAAAGAAGAAATCCTAAAATTTTACAAACCTGCAAATCCATTGACACACAAAGGACTTCAGGGACATGCGGTAATAATTGCAGGAAGTTATGGCAAAGTAGGAGCCGCTGTCCTGGCTTCAAAATCCTGTATTAAATCGGGTTGTGGTCTTGTAACGACTTTTGCTCCAAAATGCGGTTATCAGATTCTTCAGATTTCAATTCCTGAGGTCATGGTTGTCACTGATGAAAATACAAACTTTATAACCCATATTCAGCTTCCGTTAATTCCACAAGCAATAGGCATAGGTCCGGGAATAGGGAAGGAGTTAGGAACACAAAAAGCTTTATTTGAATTTTTACGAACGAATAAAATTTCTTTAGTGCTGGATGCAGACGCTTTAAATATTCTTTCAGAAAATCAGGCATGGCTAGAATTAATCCCTGAAAGCACAATTTTGACTCCACATCCAAAAGAACTCGAACGTTTAATTGGTAAATGGGATTCTGAATCTGAGAAGTTTCAAAAAGCAATCGCTTTTTCAGAACATTATAAAGTAATTATTGTAATGAAAGGAGCCCCAACTTACATTATCAATCAGACAAAAGTTTACCAAAATACAACCGGAAATGCAGCGTTGGCAACTGCCGGAAGCGGTGATGTGCTTACAGGGATCATTACCAGTTTACTTGCACAGAATTATGTGCCTGTCCAGGCAGCACAATTAGCAGTGTTTATTCACGGATTAACAGCTGATATTGCTTTACCAGAAACCGGTTATCAGTCTTTCATAGCATCTGATATTATTAAAAACCTTGGAAAAGCATTTTTGAGCCTTGAAAATTAA